A stretch of Vicia villosa cultivar HV-30 ecotype Madison, WI unplaced genomic scaffold, Vvil1.0 ctg.001990F_1_1, whole genome shotgun sequence DNA encodes these proteins:
- the LOC131637405 gene encoding U11/U12 small nuclear ribonucleoprotein 35 kDa protein-like, whose translation MSTRSKNLNSVFYSDVYHPIQAGSIDGTDILPHDNAILRAQLCSSIGLYDPFGDPKATGDPYCTLFVGRLSRLTTEDTLRKVMSQYGRIKNLRLVRDIVTGASRGYAFVEFEAEREMRQAYMDAHHLIVDDCEIIVDYNRQQLMPGWIPRRLGGGLSGNKESGQLRFGGREKPFRAPLKPIPYAELKKLGIPPPPEGRYMSRFEVPSPPRRERNLSDKEEDSDTRGSSDRNRTKGSSVEMEEGHYKRSSSHRGDYSRGRSSSERSDGYDDRSSSERRDRYHDRSSSERSDRYHDRRSSERSDRYHDRSSSERSDRYHDRNSSKRSDHSSERSDRYHETNSSKRSDLSSERSDRYHETNSSKRSDRSSERSSLERSDSYHDRSSLERDDRYHESSSSKRSDRYHERSSSERSGRYKSSTETDKHSRKRKERGEHSPRREKYSRYSPREED comes from the exons ATGAGTACGAGGTCCAAAAACTTGAACTCCGTTTTCTACTCCGATGTCTACCATCCCATTCAAGCCGGAAGTATCGACGGCACCGACATTCTTCCTCACGACAATGCCATTCTTCGCGCTCAACTATGTTCCTCTATTGGCCTCT ATGACCCATTTGGTGATCCTAAGGCCACTGGTGACCCTTATTGTACTCTGTTCGTGGGTCGTCTCTCCCGACTCACCACTGAAGACACTCTCCGCAAG GTTATGAGTCAGTATGGCCGGATTAAGAACTTGCGCTTGGTGAGGGACATTG TGACAGGAGCTTCTCGTGGTTATGCTTTTGTCGAATTCGAAGCTGAAAGGGAGATGCGTCAAGCATATATG GATGCTCATCATTTGATTGTTGATGATTGTGAAATCATAGTTGATTATAATAGACAACAACTGATGCCCGGATGGATTCCTAGAAGGTTAG GTGGTGGTCTTAGTGGTAACAAGGAGTCGGGACAACTTCGTTTTGGGGGAAGAGAAAAACCATTTCGTGCACCCTT GAAGCCAATTCCATATGCGGAGTTGAAGAAGCTTGGTATCCCACCTCCGCCCGAGGGAAGATACATGTCACGTTTTGAG GTTCCATCCCCTCCTAGAAGAGAAAGGAACCTCTCAGACAAGGAAGAAGACTCTGATACAAGGGGTTCTAGTGACAGAAACAGGACAAAAGGAAGCTCAGTTGAGATGGAGGAAGGACACTACAAAAGAAGTTCAAGTCACCGAGGAGACTACTCGCGTGGAAGGAGCTCTTCAGAGAGGAGTGATGGTTATGATGACAGGAGCTCTTCGGAGAGGCGTGATCGTTACCATGACAGGAGCTCTTCAGAGAGGAGTGATCGTTACCATGACAGGAGGTCTTCGGAGAGGAGTGATCGTTACCATGATAGGAGCTCTTCGGAAAGGAGTGATCGTTACCATGACAGGAACTCTTCAAAGAGGAGTGATCACTCTTCAGAAAGGAGTGATCGTTACCATGAGACGAACTCTTCAAAGAGGAGTGATCTCTCTTCGGAAAGGAGTGATCGTTACCATGAGACGAACTCTTCAAAGAGGAGTGATCGCTCTTCTGAGCGGAGCTCTTTAGAGAGGAGTGATAGTTACCATGACAGAAGCTCTTTAGAGAGGGATGACCGTTACCATGAAAGTAGCTCTTCCAAGAGGAGTGATCGTTACCATGAAAGGAGCTCTTCAGAGAGGAGTGGTCGTTACAAGAGTTCAACCGAAACAGATAAACATTCacgtaaaagaaaagaaagaggtgaaCACTCTCCTAGGCGGGAAAAATATAGTCGCTATTCCCCTCGTGAGGAAGACTAA
- the LOC131637404 gene encoding pentatricopeptide repeat-containing protein At5g65560-like has protein sequence MLLCRTRNAVLKPSLSSLLHFYSSNSKKNKTNPNFKNPKTLSPKSLQPNSPKAPIPRLLPNTTMYSLLTDLVSCTSETDTAIDSVLDSYKGELTSNLVLGVLMSYNHLGRAKTLKFFSWAGEKMDFEFDDDVIEYMVDFFGRRKLFDDIKCLLMTIVARKGRVSYKALSICIRFLGREGRINEVLSLFDEMESVFGCKPDNLVCNNVLYVLCKKQSSVEMIELALSIFDKIESPDSFSCSNMIVGLCRLGRFEAALEIFRKMDKVGVHPTRSAMNVLIGELCSMSSKEGSVEKVKVTNVRRPYNILVPNMGGNQAAIQPAVEVFFTVVSSGLFPSTFVVFKLMSELCRLGNTEEAVKVLKIVEERKLTCVQEGYSIVMKALCDHRRVEEAGNLFGRMLETGLKPKLVVYNSIISMLCKLGDLDNAHGVFEIMNKNRCFPDSLTYIALIHAHCEFKNWKVAYELLVEMLSLGWIPHFHTYNLVDSLLKEHDQLNLCLKLERKLENQKLLKMCKEGQLDDAYEKVKSMLEKGVYLSAYARDTFKVEFQKSGKLEIAHQLLENTQRVKENQEI, from the coding sequence ATGCTCCTTTGTAGAACCAGAAATGCTGTTCTCAAACCCTCTCTTtcctctcttcttcatttttactcttcaaattccaagaaaaacaaaactaaccctaatttcaaaaaccctaaaaccctTTCCCCCAAATCACTTCAACCCAATTCCCCCAAAGCTCCAATTCCGCGTCTTTTACCTAATACAACGATGTACTCATTGCTCACTGACCTTGTTTCTTGCACCAGTGAAACTGACACTGCCATTGACAGTGTTTTGGATTCATACAAAGGGGAATTAACCTCCAACCTCGTTCTTGGTGTTTTGATGAGTTACAATCACTTGGGTAGAGCTAAAACTTTGAAATTTTTCTCATGGGCTGGTGAAAAAATGGATTTTGAATTTGATGATGATGTGATTGAGTACATGGTTGATTTCTTTGGTAGAAGGAAGCTTTTTGATGATATAAAGTGTTTGTTGATGACAATTGTTGCTCGGAAGGGTCGAGTTTCGTATAAGGCGTTGTCGATTTGTATTAGGTTTTTGGGGAGAGAAGGGAGGATTAATGAAGTGTTGTCATTGTTTGATGAAATGGAGAGTGTGTTTGGGTGTAAGCCTGATAATCTTGTGTGTAATAATGTGCTTTATGTGTTGTGTAAGAAGCAATCTTCTGTGGAGATGATTGAGCTTGCGCTTTCGATTTTTGATAAGATTGAATCTCCTGATAGTTTTTCTTGTAGTAACATGATTGTTGGTTTGTGTAGACTTGGTAGATTTGAGGCGGCTCTTGAGATTTTTCGTAAAATGGATAAGGTTGGCGTGCATCCGACTCGTTCTGCGATGAATGTTCTTATCGGGGAGCTTTGTTCGATGAGTTCAAAAGAAGGGTCTGTTGAGAAAGTGAAAGTGACGAATGTCCGTAGACCGTATAATATTTTAGTTCCTAACATGGGAGGAAATCAGGCTGCAATTCAGCCTGCTGTTGAAGTGTTTTTCACCGTTGTTAGTTCCGGCTTGTTTCCTAGTACTTTTGTTGTGTTTAAGCTTATGTCCGAGCTTTGTCGTTTAGGTAACACCGAAGAAGCTGTTAAAGTGTTGAAGATTGTTGAGGAGAGGAAGCTAACTTGTGTTCAAGAGGGATACTCAATTGTTATGAAAGCATTGTGCGATCATCGCAGAGTGGAGGAAGCCGGTAATTTGTTTGGGAGAATGTTGGAGACCGGCTTAAAGCCGAAGTTGGTTGTTTACAATTCTATTATATCGATGTTGTGCAAACTAGGAGATTTAGACAACGCGCACGGTGTgtttgaaatcatgaacaagaatcGATGTTTTCCAGATAGTTTAACATACATTGCTTTAATCCACGCTCATTGCGAGTTTAAGAATTGGAAAGTTGCGTATGAATTGTTGGTCGAAATGTTGAGTTTGGGATGGATTCCACATTTTCATACTTACAATTTGGTGGATAGTCTTTTGAAAGAACATGATCAGTTGAATCTGTGCCTTAAATTGGAAAGGAAATTGGAGAATCAGAAGTTGCTGAAGATGTGTAAGGAAGGTCAACTAGATGATGCTTATGAGAAAGTAAAATCAATGCTTGAAAAGGGTGTTTATTTGTCGGCTTATGCTAGAGACACATTTAAGGTTGAGTTTCAAAAGAGTGGCAAGTTAGAAATAGCACATCAGTTACTTGAAAATACTCAAAGAGTTAAGGAGAATCAGGAGATATAA